The following are encoded together in the Mycolicibacterium arabiense genome:
- a CDS encoding phosphatidylserine decarboxylase encodes MARPARPPAVEDHSSELSRFVDLVRSTVPPVHPAGLPFIAGGLGLAAVGRKHRLVRNVGLTAAGACAGFFRHPPRVPPTRPNLVVAPADGLVTLIDEATPPAELNLPDTPMKRVSIFLSIFDAHVQRAPVAGDVVTVKHRPGQFQSADKDTASADNERNSVWLRTPNGVDVVAVQIAGLIARRIVCSTHAGATLELGETYGLIRFGSRLDTYFPADANVIVELGQRAIGGETPLAELA; translated from the coding sequence GAAGACCATAGTTCCGAGCTGTCCCGCTTCGTCGACCTCGTCCGGTCGACCGTCCCGCCGGTGCACCCGGCCGGCCTCCCGTTCATCGCGGGCGGGCTCGGGCTTGCCGCCGTCGGACGCAAACACCGCCTGGTCCGCAACGTCGGACTGACCGCCGCGGGCGCCTGCGCCGGCTTCTTCCGGCATCCACCCCGAGTGCCGCCGACCAGGCCAAACCTGGTCGTCGCGCCCGCAGACGGCCTGGTGACGCTGATCGACGAGGCCACGCCGCCCGCCGAGCTGAACCTGCCTGACACGCCGATGAAGCGGGTCAGCATCTTCCTGTCGATCTTCGATGCCCACGTGCAGCGGGCGCCGGTGGCGGGCGACGTCGTCACGGTCAAGCACCGGCCCGGCCAGTTCCAGTCGGCCGACAAGGACACCGCGAGCGCCGACAACGAACGCAACAGCGTGTGGCTCCGCACCCCGAATGGCGTCGACGTGGTGGCCGTTCAGATCGCCGGGCTGATCGCCCGCCGCATCGTCTGCTCGACGCACGCCGGGGCCACGCTCGAACTCGGCGAGACCTACGGCCTGATCCGGTTCGGCTCGCGCCTCGACACGTACTTCCCCGCCGACGCGAACGTCATCGTCGAACTCGGGCAGCGCGCCATCGGTGGCGAGACCCCGCTCGCGGAGTTGGCGTGA
- a CDS encoding class I SAM-dependent methyltransferase has protein sequence MDVDENKLNEFLGKAVGDLGAAMSATLMLVGDRLGLYRELARGALSPSELAERTGTDERYVREWLGNQGAGGYVEFDPATDRWSLTPEQAACLADPNGPVDLPGAYNLVEATFHALTHTLENFASGQGMEWGEHHACLFEGTERFFRASYNANLIESWLPALDGVVDKLTSGAKVGDVGCGHGASTILMAKTYPASQFVGYDYHGESIDVAREKAAAAGVAGNTRFEVADAIGYEDEDFDLIAFFDCLHDMADPVTAARHAREALNGDGTAMIVEPFANDSVADNMTPVGRVMYGASTQICVPVSLARNGPALGAQAGEARLREVVVDGAGFARFRRATETPFNLVLEARP, from the coding sequence ATGGACGTCGACGAGAACAAGCTGAACGAATTCCTCGGCAAGGCGGTGGGTGACCTCGGTGCCGCCATGAGCGCCACGCTGATGCTGGTCGGCGACCGCCTTGGGCTGTACCGCGAACTGGCCCGCGGCGCGCTCAGTCCGAGCGAACTGGCCGAACGCACCGGCACCGACGAACGCTACGTCCGCGAGTGGCTCGGCAACCAGGGCGCGGGCGGGTACGTCGAGTTCGACCCCGCAACCGACCGGTGGTCGCTGACCCCCGAACAGGCGGCGTGCCTGGCCGACCCCAACGGACCCGTCGACCTGCCCGGCGCCTACAACTTGGTGGAGGCAACGTTTCATGCGTTGACGCACACGCTCGAGAACTTCGCCTCGGGGCAGGGCATGGAGTGGGGCGAGCACCACGCCTGCCTCTTCGAGGGCACCGAACGCTTCTTTCGCGCCAGCTACAACGCCAACCTGATCGAGTCGTGGTTGCCGGCACTCGACGGGGTGGTGGACAAGCTGACGAGTGGCGCGAAGGTCGGCGACGTCGGGTGTGGCCACGGCGCCAGCACGATCCTGATGGCCAAGACCTACCCCGCGAGCCAGTTCGTCGGATACGACTACCACGGTGAGTCGATCGACGTGGCCCGCGAGAAGGCGGCAGCGGCGGGGGTCGCCGGCAACACGCGGTTCGAGGTCGCCGACGCAATCGGCTACGAGGACGAGGACTTCGATCTGATCGCGTTCTTCGACTGCCTGCACGACATGGCTGATCCGGTCACGGCGGCACGGCACGCGCGCGAGGCGTTGAACGGCGACGGTACGGCGATGATCGTGGAACCGTTCGCCAACGACAGCGTGGCCGACAACATGACCCCGGTCGGCCGGGTCATGTACGGGGCGTCGACGCAGATCTGCGTGCCGGTGTCGCTCGCGCGCAATGGTCCTGCGCTCGGTGCGCAGGCGGGCGAGGCCCGACTGCGCGAGGTCGTGGTCGACGGAGCCGGTTTCGCCCGTTTCCGGCGTGCCACCGAGACGCCGTTCAACCTCGTGCTCGAGGCCCGGCCGTAG
- a CDS encoding DUF1707 domain-containing protein — translation MTAPMTNTSAVRVGDRDRNLTATRLGQALAQGYLDMTEYERRVGSAFAAQSRGDLDALLTDLPVHRMRLDDPARRAARESAARLWLRLHLAAYALMVVVVLTVWLAVALSGGTWYFWPIWPILGAGIGVVGHVIPARFAVRSPGCRRAP, via the coding sequence ATGACCGCTCCCATGACGAACACGTCAGCCGTTCGCGTCGGAGACCGCGATCGCAACCTCACCGCCACCCGACTCGGCCAAGCGCTCGCCCAGGGCTACCTCGACATGACCGAGTACGAACGCCGGGTCGGATCCGCGTTCGCCGCTCAGTCCCGGGGCGACCTCGACGCCCTGCTCACCGACCTGCCCGTGCACCGGATGCGGCTCGACGACCCCGCTCGACGCGCCGCCCGGGAATCGGCCGCCCGGCTCTGGCTGCGCCTGCACCTGGCCGCCTACGCGCTGATGGTCGTCGTCGTGCTGACCGTCTGGCTGGCCGTCGCCCTGTCCGGCGGAACGTGGTACTTCTGGCCCATCTGGCCGATCCTCGGCGCCGGGATCGGCGTCGTCGGCCACGTGATCCCGGCCAGGTTCGCGGTCCGCTCACCCGGCTGCCGACGCGCTCCATAG
- a CDS encoding Na(+)/H(+) antiporter subunit C → MNVTYLIPLILIGGLTSAGVYLLLERNLTRMLLGLLLTGNAVNLLILTVGGPSGNPPIRGRTSDGETMTADPLAQGMILTAIVISMGIAAFVLALTYRSYRLSREEDVANDLEDTRVSQRSDFALDEDRPEHVPSKDTDAPDELDALPGHEGSR, encoded by the coding sequence ATGAACGTCACGTACCTGATCCCGCTCATCCTGATCGGCGGGCTCACCAGCGCCGGCGTGTACCTCCTGCTCGAGCGCAACCTGACCCGAATGCTGTTGGGTCTGCTGCTCACCGGCAACGCGGTGAACCTGCTGATCCTCACCGTCGGAGGCCCATCGGGGAACCCGCCGATCCGCGGCCGCACCTCCGACGGCGAGACCATGACCGCCGATCCGCTAGCCCAGGGCATGATCCTGACCGCCATCGTCATCTCGATGGGCATCGCCGCGTTCGTGCTGGCGCTGACCTACCGTTCCTACCGACTCTCCCGCGAGGAGGACGTCGCCAACGACCTCGAGGACACCCGCGTCTCGCAGCGCTCGGACTTCGCACTCGACGAGGACCGGCCCGAGCACGTGCCGTCGAAGGACACCGACGCACCCGACGAACTCGACGCGCTGCCCGGGCACGAGGGGTCGCGATGA
- a CDS encoding SRPBCC family protein, protein MADESRVVAASREVAAPAETIFELIADPAQQPRWDGNDNLAEADAGQRVTGVGDVFTMGLTIDAKRDNHVVEFEEGRLIAWRPSEPGAEPPGHLWRWQLEPIDAQRTRVTHTYDWSELSDENRMERARATTSERLRASIDRLAGLAEGG, encoded by the coding sequence ATGGCCGACGAGAGCAGGGTGGTCGCCGCGAGCCGCGAGGTCGCCGCCCCCGCCGAGACGATCTTCGAACTCATCGCCGACCCCGCCCAGCAGCCGCGGTGGGACGGCAACGACAACCTCGCCGAGGCCGACGCCGGGCAGCGGGTCACCGGGGTGGGCGACGTGTTCACGATGGGCCTGACCATCGACGCCAAGCGCGACAACCACGTCGTGGAGTTCGAGGAGGGCCGCCTGATCGCGTGGCGCCCGTCGGAGCCGGGAGCGGAGCCGCCCGGACATCTGTGGCGGTGGCAGCTGGAACCGATCGACGCCCAGCGCACCCGTGTCACGCACACCTACGACTGGTCCGAACTGTCCGATGAGAACCGGATGGAGCGTGCGAGGGCCACCACGTCGGAGCGATTGCGGGCGTCGATCGACCGGCTGGCCGGTCTGGCCGAGGGCGGATGA
- a CDS encoding Na+/H+ antiporter subunit A — protein sequence MLAILLAHAAAAVVAPLLVRRWGRRAFHPLALVPLGSLVWVATNWPGAGEQTVHLEWVPELSMDVTLRFDALAAVMSVLVLAIGALVLFYCAEYFHHHDGHTENRLPSFAAELVAFSGAMFGLVVSDNMLLLYLFWELTTVLSFLLVGHYAERATSRRAAVQALLVTTAGGLAMLVGVIVLGEAAGTYLLSELIAAPPTGTAVTVGALLVLVGALSKSAIVPLHFWLPGAMAAPTPVSAYLHAAAMVKAGVYLIARMTPGFADSPGWRPTIVVLGLATMLLAGWRAVREYDLKLILAFGTVSQLGLITVMVGTGGRDVMLAGLAMLCAHAMFKAALFMVVGIIDHATGTRDIRRLGWLGDRHRPLLIIGIGGAASMAALPPFFGFIAKEADLETILHSASLGSAAPWVLAGIVVGSVFTTIYSLRFVYGAFARKGRTEPSTRVAEMHRPPAAFLVAPGVLAAAGLVFGIWPTGLDHVLADYADTVPYGDDGYHLALWHGVNLPLLLSVLVLASGIAAFFARGRLRRVRLGYLPLGNADRIYDAVIRGIDMAAVRLTASTQRGSIPATQSVILLTLVLLPISMLVLGARNRPELALWDSPLQVVVGLIILAAALAATVMRNRLAAVLVVGVSGYGCGVIFVFHGAPDLALTQFLVETLTLVVFVLVLRTLPAEAERSTVTRHRLPRAALALAVGASVTTLAVFAMAARTTTPIAELLPDAAYYRGQGANTVNVLLVDIRAWDTMGEISVLLVAATGVASMVFRDRRFGAAPRVADAGQPDIGRIPVLPTSPAVGEITWLRGSELRDPRYRSLVLEVATRIIFPLIMVLSAYFFFAGHNTPGGGFAGGLTAGLALVLRYLAGGRYELGEALPLDAGKILGAGLALSAGTAVASLLLGAPVLSSAVIQFDVPVLGSVKFVTALFFDLGVYLIVVGLVLDVLRSLGARVDEEMAEQVERSRQSRAVSR from the coding sequence ATGCTCGCCATTCTCCTCGCCCACGCGGCCGCCGCCGTCGTGGCGCCGCTGTTGGTGCGCCGGTGGGGCCGACGGGCGTTCCATCCCCTGGCACTCGTGCCGCTGGGCTCCCTGGTCTGGGTCGCCACGAACTGGCCGGGGGCCGGTGAGCAGACCGTCCACCTCGAGTGGGTGCCCGAGCTGTCGATGGACGTCACGCTGCGGTTCGATGCGCTCGCCGCCGTGATGAGCGTGCTGGTGCTGGCAATCGGCGCGCTGGTGCTCTTCTACTGCGCCGAGTACTTCCACCACCACGACGGCCACACCGAGAACCGGCTGCCCAGCTTCGCCGCCGAACTGGTCGCGTTCTCCGGCGCCATGTTCGGGCTCGTCGTCAGCGACAACATGCTGCTGCTGTACCTGTTCTGGGAACTGACCACGGTGCTGTCGTTCCTGTTGGTCGGCCACTACGCCGAACGCGCGACGAGCAGGCGCGCCGCCGTCCAAGCCCTGCTCGTCACCACGGCGGGTGGGTTGGCGATGCTCGTCGGCGTCATCGTGCTCGGCGAGGCTGCGGGGACCTACCTGCTCTCCGAGCTGATCGCCGCGCCGCCGACCGGTACCGCCGTGACGGTCGGCGCACTCCTCGTCCTCGTCGGCGCGCTGTCGAAGTCCGCGATCGTGCCGCTGCACTTCTGGTTGCCCGGCGCGATGGCCGCACCCACACCCGTGAGCGCGTACCTGCATGCGGCCGCCATGGTCAAGGCCGGTGTCTACCTGATCGCCCGCATGACACCGGGTTTCGCCGACTCACCTGGCTGGCGGCCGACCATCGTGGTCCTCGGGCTGGCCACCATGTTGCTGGCCGGCTGGCGCGCCGTCCGCGAATACGACCTCAAGCTGATCCTCGCGTTCGGCACCGTCAGCCAGCTCGGGCTGATCACCGTCATGGTCGGCACGGGCGGGCGCGACGTGATGCTCGCCGGGCTCGCGATGCTGTGCGCGCACGCGATGTTCAAGGCGGCCCTGTTCATGGTGGTGGGCATCATCGACCACGCCACCGGCACCCGCGACATCCGCCGGCTGGGCTGGCTCGGCGACCGGCACCGTCCACTGCTGATCATCGGCATCGGCGGTGCCGCCAGCATGGCCGCCCTGCCACCCTTCTTCGGCTTCATCGCCAAGGAGGCAGACCTCGAGACGATCCTGCACAGCGCGTCACTGGGGTCGGCCGCGCCCTGGGTGCTGGCGGGCATCGTGGTCGGGTCGGTCTTCACCACCATCTACAGCCTGCGCTTCGTCTACGGCGCGTTCGCCCGCAAGGGCAGGACCGAGCCGAGCACCCGCGTCGCCGAGATGCACCGCCCGCCGGCTGCCTTCCTGGTCGCTCCGGGCGTGCTGGCCGCCGCGGGCCTGGTGTTCGGCATATGGCCCACCGGGCTCGATCACGTCCTGGCCGACTACGCCGACACCGTGCCGTATGGCGACGACGGCTACCACCTCGCGCTCTGGCACGGCGTCAACCTGCCGCTGCTGCTGTCGGTCCTGGTGCTGGCGTCCGGCATCGCGGCGTTCTTCGCGCGCGGACGGCTGCGGCGCGTCCGCCTCGGTTACCTGCCGCTGGGCAACGCGGACCGCATCTACGACGCCGTGATCCGTGGCATCGACATGGCGGCGGTGCGCCTGACCGCCTCCACGCAGCGCGGATCGATCCCCGCCACGCAGTCGGTGATCCTGCTGACGCTGGTGCTGCTCCCGATCTCGATGCTGGTGCTCGGCGCGCGCAACCGCCCGGAGCTGGCGCTGTGGGACTCCCCGCTGCAGGTCGTGGTCGGGCTGATCATCCTGGCGGCCGCGCTCGCCGCAACGGTGATGCGCAACCGCCTCGCGGCGGTCCTCGTGGTCGGGGTCAGCGGCTACGGCTGCGGCGTCATCTTCGTCTTCCATGGTGCGCCCGATCTGGCGCTCACCCAGTTCCTGGTCGAGACCTTGACCCTGGTGGTGTTCGTGCTCGTCCTGCGCACGCTGCCCGCCGAGGCGGAGCGGTCCACCGTCACGCGCCACCGGCTGCCTCGGGCCGCGCTCGCACTGGCCGTCGGAGCGTCGGTCACGACGCTGGCGGTGTTCGCGATGGCGGCACGCACCACCACCCCGATCGCGGAGCTGCTGCCCGACGCCGCCTACTACCGCGGCCAGGGCGCCAACACCGTCAACGTCCTGCTCGTCGACATCCGCGCGTGGGACACGATGGGCGAGATCTCGGTGCTGCTGGTGGCGGCGACCGGTGTCGCGTCGATGGTGTTCCGCGACAGGCGATTCGGCGCCGCACCGCGGGTGGCCGACGCCGGCCAACCCGACATCGGCCGCATCCCCGTGCTGCCGACCAGCCCCGCCGTCGGCGAGATCACCTGGCTGCGCGGCAGCGAGCTGCGCGATCCGCGCTACCGCTCCCTGGTGCTCGAGGTCGCAACGCGCATCATCTTCCCGCTCATCATGGTGCTGTCGGCATACTTCTTCTTCGCCGGTCACAACACCCCCGGCGGCGGCTTCGCGGGTGGCCTGACCGCGGGTCTGGCGCTGGTGCTGCGCTACCTGGCGGGCGGTCGCTACGAACTGGGCGAGGCGCTGCCGTTGGACGCGGGCAAGATCCTCGGCGCCGGCCTCGCGCTGTCGGCGGGCACGGCGGTGGCCTCGCTGTTGCTGGGCGCGCCGGTGCTGTCCTCTGCGGTGATCCAGTTCGACGTGCCCGTCCTGGGGTCGGTCAAGTTCGTTACCGCGCTGTTCTTCGATCTCGGCGTCTACCTGATCGTGGTTGGGCTCGTCCTCGACGTCCTGCGCAGTCTCGGCGCGCGCGTCGACGAGGAGATGGCCGAGCAGGTCGAGCGGTCCCGGCAGTCGCGGGCGGTGAGCCGATGA
- a CDS encoding AAA family ATPase has product MTHTDGVVEDSGEAPLTHLRLIARLNTSALDSRRGVVRLHPEVLAALGIREWDAVALTGSRTTAAVVGIAPSGTPPGMALLDDVTMSNAGLRESASVIVAPVTVYGARSVTLTGSRLASNSVSSATLRMALLGKVMTVGDTVSLLPRDLGPGTSTSAATSALASSVGITWTSELLSVVAVDPPGPVSVQPNTSVSWGDVAAGSDGAAATASTVRQPVASTPAPVVAIDDLKGATAQAARLGEWLKLALDEPKLLETLGAKPNLGVLVSGPAGVGKATLVRTVCDGRRLVELDGPDIGALRAEDRLTAVAEAAAQVREGGGVLLITDVDALLPATAEPVATPILGELRTAVATRGVAFVGTSAMPDAVDARLRAPDLCDRELGLSLPDGATRKALLEVLLRGVPSQELDLDEIGQRTPGFVVADLAALVREAALRAAARASADGEPPALTQDDVTGALTVIRPLSRSATEEIAVGSVTLEDVGDMVETKQALTEAVLWPLQHPDTFTRLGVDPPHGVLLYGPPGCGKTFVVRALASTGRLSVHAVKGAELMDKWVGSSEKSVRELFRRARDSAPSLIFLDEVDALAPRRGQSSDSGVTDRVVAALLTELDGIDPLRDVVVLGATNRPDLIDPALLRPGRLEKLVFVPPPDADARRDILRTAGKSIPLSPDVDLDAVADELEGYSAADCVALLRESALTAMRRSIDAADVTVADVDKARATVRPSLDPAQVASLQAFSERR; this is encoded by the coding sequence ATGACGCACACCGACGGTGTCGTCGAGGATTCGGGCGAGGCGCCGCTGACCCATCTGCGGCTCATCGCGCGGCTCAACACCTCGGCCCTGGATTCGCGGCGAGGCGTGGTCCGGCTGCATCCGGAAGTGCTCGCCGCACTCGGGATCCGGGAGTGGGATGCCGTGGCGCTGACCGGCTCCCGCACGACCGCCGCCGTGGTCGGCATCGCCCCGTCCGGCACCCCGCCCGGCATGGCGCTGCTCGACGACGTGACGATGTCGAACGCCGGTCTGCGCGAGAGCGCGTCGGTGATCGTCGCCCCCGTGACCGTGTACGGCGCGAGGTCGGTGACGTTGACGGGGTCCCGCCTGGCGAGCAACTCCGTGTCGTCGGCGACGCTGCGCATGGCCCTGCTCGGCAAGGTCATGACGGTCGGCGACACCGTGTCACTGCTGCCTCGCGACCTCGGACCTGGCACGTCCACCTCCGCCGCGACGTCCGCGCTGGCGTCGTCGGTCGGCATTACGTGGACCTCGGAACTGCTCTCCGTCGTCGCCGTCGATCCGCCAGGACCGGTGAGCGTGCAACCGAACACGTCGGTGTCGTGGGGCGACGTCGCCGCCGGATCCGACGGTGCGGCCGCCACCGCCTCGACCGTCCGGCAGCCCGTCGCGAGCACCCCCGCACCCGTCGTCGCGATCGACGACCTCAAGGGCGCCACCGCGCAGGCGGCCCGGCTCGGCGAATGGCTGAAGCTGGCCCTCGACGAACCCAAGCTGCTCGAGACGCTGGGCGCGAAGCCCAATCTCGGCGTGCTGGTGTCGGGGCCGGCGGGCGTCGGCAAGGCCACCTTGGTGCGCACCGTGTGCGACGGCCGCCGACTCGTCGAACTCGACGGGCCCGACATCGGGGCACTGCGCGCCGAGGACCGGCTGACGGCGGTGGCCGAGGCCGCCGCCCAGGTGCGCGAGGGTGGCGGGGTCCTGCTCATCACCGACGTCGACGCGCTGCTGCCCGCCACCGCCGAACCGGTCGCGACGCCGATCCTCGGCGAACTGCGCACCGCGGTCGCCACCCGCGGAGTCGCCTTCGTCGGGACGTCGGCGATGCCCGACGCCGTCGACGCCCGGCTGCGCGCCCCCGACCTCTGCGACCGCGAACTGGGTCTGAGTCTGCCCGACGGCGCCACCCGCAAGGCCCTGCTCGAGGTGCTCCTACGGGGCGTACCGTCCCAGGAACTCGACCTCGACGAGATCGGCCAGCGCACACCGGGTTTCGTGGTCGCCGACCTGGCGGCCCTGGTCCGCGAGGCCGCGTTGCGGGCCGCGGCCCGCGCGAGCGCCGACGGCGAGCCACCCGCGCTGACGCAGGACGACGTGACCGGGGCGCTGACGGTGATCCGGCCGCTGTCCCGCTCGGCGACCGAGGAGATCGCGGTCGGGTCCGTAACGCTCGAGGACGTCGGCGACATGGTCGAGACCAAGCAGGCGCTGACCGAAGCGGTGCTGTGGCCCCTTCAGCATCCCGACACGTTCACCCGCCTCGGCGTCGATCCGCCCCACGGCGTGCTGCTCTACGGCCCGCCCGGATGCGGCAAGACATTCGTTGTGCGGGCACTCGCCAGCACCGGTCGACTGTCAGTGCATGCGGTCAAGGGCGCCGAGCTGATGGACAAGTGGGTGGGGTCGTCGGAGAAGTCGGTCCGCGAGTTGTTCCGCCGGGCACGGGATTCCGCGCCGTCGCTGATCTTCCTCGACGAGGTCGACGCGCTCGCGCCGCGGCGCGGGCAGAGTTCGGACTCCGGCGTGACCGACCGCGTGGTGGCCGCACTGCTGACCGAACTCGACGGCATCGACCCGCTGCGCGACGTGGTGGTACTGGGCGCCACCAACCGCCCCGACCTGATCGACCCCGCGCTGCTGCGGCCGGGCCGGCTGGAGAAGCTGGTGTTCGTCCCGCCGCCGGACGCCGACGCGCGCCGCGACATCCTGCGCACCGCGGGCAAGTCCATACCGCTCAGTCCCGACGTCGATCTGGATGCCGTCGCCGACGAACTCGAGGGCTATAGCGCGGCGGATTGCGTTGCGCTGCTGCGGGAGTCGGCACTGACCGCGATGCGGCGGTCGATCGACGCGGCCGACGTGACGGTCGCCGACGTCGACAAGGCCCGCGCGACCGTGCGGCCGTCCCTGGACCCGGCCCAGGTCGCGTCGCTGCAGGCGTTCTCCGAACGGCGCTAG
- a CDS encoding Na+/H+ antiporter subunit D, whose amino-acid sequence MSSLAAVLTPLPVLIPTLAAAATLLAGRRPRLQRTIAVLALTAVVAVCAGLVHLADRDGTIALHVGGWGQSVTGMGPLGITLVVDRLSALMLLVSSIVLLAVVFYAIGQGIRDGDERQPVSIFLPTYLVLSAGVCTAFLAGDLFNLFVGFEVLLSASFVLLTIGASTERVRAGIAYVMVSMVSSLIFLIGLALIYAATGTLNLAELAVRLDDVPEGTRSAMFAVLLVAFGIKAAVFPLSTWLPDSYPTAPAPVTAVFAGLLTKVGVYAIIRAHSLLFPGGAMDRVLLVAALLTMLVGILGALAQSDIKRLLSFTLVSHIGYMVFGIALSNELGMSGAIYYVAHHIVVQTTLFLVVGLIERQAGASTFQRLGGLAAASPLLAFVFLVPALNLGGIPPFSGFIGKVALLEAGVQDASVLAWVLVGGGVVTSLLTLYAMARVWTKAFWRARADAPEGAMSAAAPSALLHDDEDAVFADRDDVGRMPVGMVLPTAALIAVGLALTVFAGPIFAYSERSSDEVLDRGQYISAVLGAGVVP is encoded by the coding sequence ATGAGTTCGCTCGCAGCCGTCCTCACGCCGCTGCCCGTGTTGATCCCGACACTGGCCGCGGCCGCCACGCTGCTCGCCGGGCGCCGACCGCGTCTGCAGCGCACGATCGCGGTGCTCGCGCTGACGGCGGTCGTCGCGGTGTGCGCGGGGCTCGTTCACCTCGCCGACCGGGACGGCACCATTGCGCTGCACGTGGGCGGCTGGGGTCAATCGGTGACGGGCATGGGCCCGCTGGGCATCACGCTCGTGGTCGACCGACTCTCGGCGCTAATGCTGCTGGTGTCGTCGATCGTGCTGCTCGCGGTGGTGTTCTACGCCATCGGCCAGGGCATCCGCGACGGCGACGAACGCCAGCCCGTCTCGATCTTCCTGCCCACGTACCTGGTGCTGTCGGCGGGCGTCTGCACGGCGTTCCTCGCCGGTGACCTGTTCAACCTGTTCGTCGGGTTCGAGGTGCTGCTGTCGGCGAGCTTCGTACTGCTGACGATCGGCGCCAGCACCGAGCGGGTGCGGGCCGGCATCGCCTACGTCATGGTGTCGATGGTGTCGTCGCTGATCTTCCTGATCGGGCTGGCGCTGATCTACGCCGCGACCGGCACGCTGAACCTCGCCGAACTCGCGGTGCGCCTCGACGACGTTCCCGAGGGCACGCGCAGCGCGATGTTCGCCGTCCTGCTGGTGGCGTTCGGCATCAAGGCCGCGGTGTTCCCGCTCTCGACGTGGCTGCCCGACTCGTACCCCACGGCTCCCGCGCCCGTCACCGCCGTGTTCGCCGGTCTGCTCACCAAGGTCGGCGTGTACGCGATCATCCGGGCGCACTCGCTGCTCTTCCCGGGCGGCGCCATGGACCGCGTGCTGCTGGTCGCCGCGCTGCTGACGATGCTGGTCGGCATCCTCGGCGCGCTCGCGCAGAGTGACATCAAGCGACTGCTGTCGTTCACGCTGGTGAGCCACATCGGGTACATGGTGTTCGGCATCGCCCTGTCCAACGAGTTGGGCATGTCGGGCGCCATCTACTACGTCGCCCACCACATCGTCGTGCAGACCACGCTGTTCCTCGTCGTCGGCCTCATCGAGCGCCAAGCCGGTGCCTCGACGTTCCAACGACTGGGCGGACTGGCCGCCGCCAGCCCCCTGCTGGCCTTCGTCTTCCTGGTGCCCGCGCTGAATCTCGGCGGCATTCCCCCGTTCTCGGGGTTCATCGGCAAGGTGGCCCTGCTCGAGGCCGGTGTGCAGGACGCGTCGGTGCTGGCTTGGGTGCTGGTCGGCGGCGGCGTCGTCACCAGCCTGCTGACGCTGTACGCGATGGCGCGGGTGTGGACCAAGGCGTTCTGGCGGGCGCGTGCCGACGCACCCGAGGGCGCGATGTCGGCGGCCGCGCCGTCGGCGCTATTGCACGACGACGAGGACGCCGTGTTCGCCGACCGCGACGACGTCGGGCGGATGCCCGTGGGCATGGTGCTGCCCACCGCGGCGCTGATCGCGGTCGGTCTGGCGCTGACGGTGTTCGCGGGGCCCATCTTCGCCTACAGCGAGCGGTCGTCCGACGAGGTGCTCGACCGGGGGCAGTACATCTCCGCAGTCCTCGGTGCGGGCGTGGTGCCATGA
- a CDS encoding CDP-alcohol phosphatidyltransferase family protein, which yields MRILPSATTVLAICAGLTSIKFALDDRPHIALALIGAAAVLDGIDGGIARALDAQSRMGAEIDSLADAVNFGVAPALVVYVTLLPETPVGWIFVLLYAVCIVLRLARFNALLDDDTRPAYTREFFTGMPAPCGAVGVIGPLAAQLQFGEGWWTSHWFVCLWLAANSALLVSRVPTLALKAISVPTNAAPILLILVAIAAAGLLLFPYVLVLLIIAGYVCIIPFTIRSQRWVAARPEAWDAKPQQRRAARRAIRRAEPNRRSMSRLGLRKPGAHPNSLDQDPRNPRR from the coding sequence ATGCGCATCCTGCCAAGCGCGACCACCGTGCTGGCCATCTGCGCCGGGCTGACGTCGATCAAGTTCGCACTCGACGACCGGCCGCACATCGCGCTGGCGCTCATCGGCGCGGCCGCCGTGCTCGACGGGATCGACGGCGGCATCGCCCGCGCCCTGGACGCGCAGTCCCGGATGGGCGCCGAGATCGACTCGCTGGCCGACGCCGTCAACTTCGGCGTGGCACCGGCCCTCGTCGTCTACGTGACCCTGCTGCCCGAGACGCCGGTGGGCTGGATCTTCGTCCTGCTGTACGCGGTGTGCATCGTGCTGCGGCTGGCCCGGTTCAACGCGCTGCTCGACGACGACACCCGTCCCGCCTACACCCGCGAGTTCTTCACGGGCATGCCCGCACCGTGCGGCGCCGTCGGCGTGATCGGTCCGCTGGCCGCGCAGTTGCAGTTCGGCGAGGGTTGGTGGACCTCGCACTGGTTCGTCTGTCTCTGGCTGGCAGCCAACTCGGCGCTGCTGGTCAGCCGGGTGCCGACCCTTGCCCTGAAGGCGATCTCGGTGCCGACGAACGCGGCGCCGATCCTGCTGATCCTCGTCGCGATAGCCGCCGCGGGTCTGCTGCTGTTCCCGTACGTGCTGGTGCTGCTGATCATCGCGGGCTACGTGTGCATCATCCCGTTCACCATCCGCAGCCAGCGCTGGGTGGCGGCCCGCCCGGAGGCGTGGGACGCCAAGCCGCAGCAGCGCCGCGCAGCGCGACGCGCGATCCGCCGCGCCGAGCCGAACCGTCGCTCGATGTCGCGCCTCGGGCTGCGCAAGCCGGGCGCGCACCCGAACTCCCTCGACCAAGACCCCCGCAACCCGCGACGATGA